A region from the Achromobacter seleniivolatilans genome encodes:
- a CDS encoding cytochrome ubiquinol oxidase subunit I — translation MDISTLSLARAQFVASLSFLALFLAVSLALAWILLFFKIRARWSGRSGWTAAYRFWVRIFALAFVLTLAASVPVLIQLGSLWSGLMDKIGNVAGPLLGYGILSVFILKSCFLGVMLFGQRRVSDGAHTLAVLMVAVGQLVAVFWVLALQSWMQTPDGAVLVDGRYQVYDWVAVVLNPSVGWRMAVVAVGAALAASFLMMGVTALQALRRPLGDGERNSFKTALVIAVVAAFLQVPVATGAGQMMAKLQPAKAAAAAGFWESGAEPQLVLFGWPDARAHTNVNDLTFRNAGGMWLHRNPDGTYQGLDKYSGMLPPVALTFWSLRVAVGLGLLMLVVACITFLRTFRRGLDLSTLPKWWHRMLCSMMFSGGIAVVASWWVSIIGLQPFAVNGTITQSEVLGPTASSTLLYGLLGYGVLYALLLAAFAGMLFHAARYGVVPVRKLGGGTP, via the coding sequence ATGGATATCTCCACTCTATCTCTGGCCCGTGCGCAGTTCGTGGCCAGCCTGAGCTTTCTGGCGCTTTTTCTGGCCGTTTCCCTGGCGCTTGCCTGGATTCTGCTGTTTTTCAAGATACGCGCGCGCTGGTCGGGCCGCAGCGGCTGGACGGCGGCTTACCGCTTCTGGGTGCGCATCTTTGCGCTGGCTTTCGTGCTGACCCTGGCAGCCAGCGTGCCGGTCCTGATCCAGTTGGGCAGCCTGTGGTCCGGGCTGATGGACAAGATCGGCAATGTGGCCGGCCCGTTGCTGGGCTACGGCATCCTGTCGGTCTTCATCCTGAAATCGTGTTTTCTGGGCGTCATGCTGTTCGGCCAGCGCCGGGTGTCCGACGGCGCGCATACGCTGGCGGTGCTGATGGTAGCCGTGGGCCAGTTGGTGGCGGTGTTCTGGGTGCTGGCTTTGCAGTCCTGGATGCAGACCCCGGACGGCGCCGTGCTGGTCGATGGGCGCTATCAGGTCTATGACTGGGTGGCCGTGGTGCTGAACCCGTCAGTGGGCTGGCGGATGGCCGTGGTGGCCGTTGGCGCGGCTCTGGCCGCTTCGTTTCTGATGATGGGCGTCACCGCCTTGCAGGCGCTGCGCCGCCCGCTGGGCGATGGCGAACGCAATTCCTTCAAGACCGCGCTGGTGATTGCCGTGGTGGCGGCTTTTCTGCAGGTGCCTGTCGCAACTGGCGCTGGCCAGATGATGGCCAAGCTGCAACCGGCCAAGGCCGCCGCTGCGGCGGGCTTTTGGGAAAGCGGCGCTGAACCGCAGTTGGTGCTTTTCGGCTGGCCAGACGCTCGCGCCCATACCAACGTGAATGATCTGACCTTCCGCAACGCCGGGGGCATGTGGCTGCATCGCAATCCGGACGGCACCTATCAAGGCCTGGACAAGTACTCGGGCATGCTGCCGCCGGTAGCGCTGACCTTCTGGTCGCTGCGTGTGGCGGTGGGGCTGGGCCTGTTGATGCTGGTGGTGGCGTGCATCACATTCCTGCGCACCTTCCGGCGCGGGCTGGATTTGTCGACGCTGCCGAAATGGTGGCATCGCATGCTGTGCAGCATGATGTTCTCGGGCGGTATCGCCGTGGTGGCGAGCTGGTGGGTGTCCATCATTGGCCTGCAGCCGTTTGCGGTGAACGGCACCATCACGCAATCCGAGGTGCTGGGTCCCACGGCTTCCAGCACTTTGCTGTACGGGCTGCTCGGCTACGGCGTGTTGTATGCGTTGTTGCTGGCCGCGTTTGCCGGCATGCTGTTTCACGCGGCCCGGTACGGTGTCGTGCCCGTGCGCAAACTGGGCGGGGGTACGCCATGA